In a single window of the Mauremys reevesii isolate NIE-2019 linkage group 3, ASM1616193v1, whole genome shotgun sequence genome:
- the TAAR1 gene encoding trace amine-associated receptor 1 gives MYLSGFEISGRMQFCGESVNGSCIKSSWSSHIRISMYIFMMCIILATLAGNLTVIISIAHFKQLHTPTNFLILSMATVDFLLGCFIMPYSMVRSVENCWYFGELICKIHTSTDIMLSTASIFHLSFISVDRYYAVCDPLRYKSKINTSIIVVMIVISWTIPAIFAFGMIFLELNLKGAEEIFYNHIHCVGGCFVFFSETSGVVTFMISFYIPGFVMLCIYGKIYVIAKRQARSIQDAASQTQMRFEMKHHISPSRERKAAKTLGIVIGVFLICWSPFFFCTVIDPFLNYSTPPILIDALVWFGYLNSTFNPLVYAFFYMWFRRALKLILFGKVFRQDSSRTQLFLE, from the coding sequence ATGTACTTAAGTGGGTTTGAGATCTCAGGAAGGATGCAGTTTTGCGGTGAATCTGTAAATGGCTCCTGCATAAAGAGCAGCTGGTCAAGCCATATCCGTATTTCCATGTATATCTTCATGATGTGCATCATCCTGGCCACGTTGGCTGGAAATCTGACAGTTATCATCTCAATAGCACACTTCAAGCAGCTCCATACGCCTACAAATTTCTTGATCCTTTCCATGGCCACTGTTGACTTTTTGTTGGGGTGCTTCATCATGCCTTACAGCATGGTGAGGTCTGTGGAGAACTGCTGGTACTTTGGAGAACTCATCTGCAAAATCCACACTAGCACAGACATTATGCTGAGCACAGCCTCCATTTTTCATCTTTCCTTCATTTCTGTTGATCGCTACTATGCCGTGTGTGACCCACTGAGATACAAATCTAAGATAAATACTTCCATCATAGTGGTCATGATCGTCATAAGTTGGACCATccctgccatttttgcctttGGGATGATCTTTCTGGAGCTAAACTTAAAAGGAGCAGAAGAGATTTTCTATAATCATATCCACTGTGTGGGAGGCTGCTTTGTCTTCTTTAGTGAAACTTCAGGTGTGGTGACCTTCATGATTTCCTTCTACATCCCTGGATTTGTTATGTTGTGCATCTATGGGAAAATATACGTTATAGCCAAGAGGCAGGCAAGATCCATTCAAGATGCAGCTAGCCAAACGCAGATGAGATTTGAAATGAAGCACCACATTTCACCAAGTAGAGAAAGGAAAGCTGCAAAGACATTAGGCATAGTGATAGGTGTTTTTCTCATATGTTGGTCTCCGTTTTTCTTCTGTACTGTCATTGACCCCTTTCTGAACTACTCAACACCACCTATTCTTATTGATGCATTGGTGTGGTTTGGTTACCTGAATTCTACATTTAACCCATTAGTGTATGCATTTTTTTACATGTGGTTTCGCAGAGCATTAAAACTGATTCTGTTCGGGAAAGTTTTCAGACAGGACTCTTCCAGGACTCAATTATTTTTAGAATAA